The following coding sequences lie in one Metopolophium dirhodum isolate CAU chromosome 5, ASM1992520v1, whole genome shotgun sequence genomic window:
- the LOC132945377 gene encoding uncharacterized protein LOC132945377 encodes MKQNILFFFIQLLHTTRLGSSDNSKQLLSSPVGPYHLVVKQIYNCNPTKNNLIQHNLYVSHKGNSTLLLGNSTLEVPIDDTFFLEFKMAIKTSPGNWKENVFSHKVPNACSSAKKLMGKAWTGFINSLGSQITECPIPAGIYIAPGLNTSFVKDTNLPKTFIYGTYKLYMYYSRKNEKFGCQLFIIELNRP; translated from the exons atgaaacaaaatattttatttttttttatacaactgtTACACACAACTAGATTGGGATCTTCTGACAATTCAAAACAGCTATTAAGTTCTCCAGTC GGTCCTTACCATTTGGTCgtcaaacaaatttataattgcaATCCTACGAAGAACAATTTAATCCAGCATAACTTATATGTAAGTCACAAGGGCAATTCAACGTTACTCCTTGGAAATTCTACTCTGGAAGTACCTATTGACGACACTTTTTTC TTGGAATTTAAAATGGCTATCAAAACTTCACCTGGAAATTggaaagaaaatgtattttcacaTAAAGTACCAAACGCTTGCTCATCGGCAAAAAAATTAATGGGAAAAGCTTGGACCGGGTTTATTAATAGCCTTGGAAGTCAAATTACAGAATGTCCTATACCTGCG GGTATTTATATAGCTCCGGGGCTTAATACCTCGTTTGTTAAGGACACAAACTTGCCAAAAACGTTTATTTACGgaacatacaaattgtatatgtattacagtcgaaaaaatgaaaaattcggCTGCCAACTTTTCATTATAGAATTAAATCGACCTTGA